The Saxibacter everestensis genome has a window encoding:
- a CDS encoding WD40/YVTN/BNR-like repeat-containing protein produces the protein MTSNGAVVLAIGTKKGLWLASSQDRKSWELSGPHFLMYEIPSIGIDTREGRTRIMVGVTSEHWGPTVAHSDDFGASWQEPDHGAIRFPDDTGAALARVWQIKPDSADRPGVVWAGCEPISLWKSTDGGEHFELNRGLWDHPHRAEWGAGYGGAAAHSVAPDPTDPQMLHVAMSTGGVYRSTDGGGSWQARNTGISAYFLPDPNPEFGQCVHKIARDGEVPERLYAQNHHGVYRSDDNADTWKSIADGLPSDFGFVMLTHPRAGGTAWVIPMKADGERIPPDGRLAVHRTDDAGNSWRRLDNGLPQAEYNTVLRDAAAVDEADPVGVYFGTRGGDVYASSNEGEGFDHVVGNLPDVLCVRAAVVGDR, from the coding sequence ATGACCAGCAACGGAGCAGTCGTCCTCGCAATCGGCACCAAGAAGGGACTGTGGCTGGCCTCGAGCCAGGACCGGAAGTCCTGGGAGCTGTCCGGTCCGCACTTCCTGATGTATGAGATTCCCAGCATCGGTATCGATACCCGTGAAGGGCGCACCCGGATCATGGTGGGCGTGACATCGGAGCACTGGGGCCCGACTGTCGCCCATTCCGACGACTTCGGCGCCAGCTGGCAAGAGCCGGACCACGGCGCTATCCGGTTTCCCGACGACACCGGGGCGGCGCTGGCCCGAGTCTGGCAGATCAAACCGGACTCCGCTGACCGGCCGGGCGTGGTGTGGGCCGGCTGTGAGCCGATCTCGTTGTGGAAGTCCACCGACGGCGGTGAACACTTCGAGTTGAACCGGGGGCTCTGGGACCACCCGCATCGCGCCGAATGGGGAGCCGGATATGGGGGAGCGGCGGCGCACTCTGTTGCTCCGGACCCCACCGATCCGCAAATGCTCCACGTTGCCATGAGCACCGGCGGCGTATACCGCTCGACGGATGGCGGCGGCTCGTGGCAGGCGCGCAATACAGGTATTTCGGCGTACTTCCTGCCCGACCCGAATCCCGAGTTCGGCCAGTGCGTGCACAAGATCGCCCGGGACGGAGAAGTGCCCGAGCGACTGTACGCGCAAAACCATCACGGCGTGTACCGCTCCGATGACAACGCCGACACATGGAAGTCCATCGCGGACGGTCTACCTTCCGACTTCGGCTTTGTCATGCTGACCCACCCGCGCGCCGGGGGAACTGCCTGGGTGATCCCGATGAAGGCCGACGGCGAGCGGATTCCGCCGGATGGCAGGCTCGCGGTGCACCGCACCGATGACGCGGGCAACAGCTGGAGACGGCTGGACAATGGTCTGCCCCAGGCCGAGTACAACACGGTGCTGCGCGATGCGGCGGCCGTCGATGAGGCTGATCCGGTTGGCGTATATTTCGGCACTCGCGGCGGAGACGTCTACGCGAGTTCGAATGAGGGCGAGGGCTTCGATCACGTCGTCGGCAACCTCCCCGATGTGCTGTGCGTTCGGGCAGCGGTTGTCGGTGACCGATGA
- a CDS encoding MoaD/ThiS family protein — translation MSETHEVLIRLPRTLTALIGDQENVTVALAVGSTVEGLLDELAEAYPILDRRLRDETGAIRRYVNLYLDGEDIRNLDGEKTVIGAGQDVQVIQSVAGG, via the coding sequence ATGAGCGAAACGCACGAGGTGCTGATCCGGCTTCCACGCACGCTGACGGCGCTGATCGGTGACCAGGAGAACGTCACGGTCGCACTGGCGGTGGGCTCGACTGTCGAGGGCTTGCTGGATGAGCTTGCCGAAGCCTATCCGATTCTGGACCGCCGGCTGAGGGATGAGACGGGGGCGATCCGGCGCTACGTGAACCTCTATCTCGATGGCGAGGACATCCGGAACCTGGACGGCGAGAAGACTGTCATTGGCGCGGGTCAGGACGTGCAGGTGATCCAGTCAGTTGCCGGCGGCTAA
- a CDS encoding DEAD/DEAH box helicase — protein MKTLEVPPTLAGQPEAIFDAFEAWVTEQGLELYPAQEEALLEVVSESNVIVSTPTGSGKSLIALGAHFAALANGRRSFYTAPLKALVSEKFFSLVDVFGARNVGMMTGDTAVNPAAPIICCTAEILANVALREGADADVAQVVMDEFHFYADPQRGWAWQVPLIELPQAQFILMSATLGNVSELAKDLTRRTGRPTADVTSTIRPVPLHFYYSTTPLHEQIGELLSTKQAPIYIVHFAQVAAIDQAQSLTSAGIASRSERDAIAEAIGGFRFSTGFGKVLSRLLRHGVGVHHAGMLPKYRRLVEQLAQQGLLKVICGTDTLGVGINVPIRTVLLTALTKFDGVRMRQLSVREFQQIAGRAGRAGYDDAGTVVVQAPEYVIENQKSLAKAGDDAKKRRKIVKKKAPEGFVSWGEGSFDRLVSSTPETLESHLTINHAMVLNLLARGGDSVAVIRHLLEDNHEPRRRQLALMKQAISIGRTLLTAGVLERYTAAVDGEPVVRFRVVAELQPNFALNQPLSPFALAVIDLLDPEQESYPLDVISVLEATLDEPRAVLRGQESLARGEAVAAMKAEGIEYEERMELLEDVTYPRPLAEMLDEAFAIYRQTQPWVSDFDLKPKSVVRDLYERAMTFTEFVSFYKLPRAEGAVLRYLADAYRTMRQTIPDDKKTPELHDLIDWIGELVRQVDSSLLEEWAALTDPGTDVPDQVRAPVPVETGVTANPRAFMVLVRNALFRRVDLAARRQYQALGELDAGDGWDAGRWAEAMENYFDNYDHLGTDAKARSSAMLIIEKGADIWQVRQIFADPEGNNDFGISAEVDLAESDEQGTAVVRVIDVNEI, from the coding sequence ATGAAAACTCTCGAGGTACCCCCCACCCTTGCCGGCCAGCCGGAGGCAATCTTCGATGCGTTCGAGGCGTGGGTGACGGAGCAGGGCCTTGAGCTGTATCCCGCTCAGGAGGAGGCGCTCCTGGAGGTCGTTTCCGAGTCGAACGTCATTGTCAGCACGCCTACCGGTTCGGGCAAGAGCCTGATCGCGCTTGGCGCGCATTTCGCTGCGCTGGCCAATGGCAGACGCTCCTTCTACACCGCGCCGTTGAAGGCGCTGGTGTCCGAGAAGTTCTTTTCGCTCGTCGACGTGTTCGGCGCGCGCAACGTCGGAATGATGACGGGGGACACGGCGGTGAACCCGGCCGCGCCGATCATCTGTTGCACAGCGGAGATTCTTGCCAATGTCGCCCTGCGCGAAGGCGCGGACGCGGATGTGGCACAGGTCGTGATGGACGAGTTTCATTTCTATGCCGACCCACAGCGTGGCTGGGCCTGGCAGGTGCCGCTGATCGAACTGCCCCAGGCGCAATTCATTTTGATGTCGGCGACACTCGGCAATGTGAGCGAACTTGCCAAGGACCTGACCCGCCGTACCGGGCGACCGACCGCGGATGTCACCTCGACTATCCGGCCGGTTCCATTGCATTTCTATTACTCGACCACGCCTCTGCATGAGCAGATCGGGGAACTGCTCAGCACCAAACAGGCACCGATCTACATAGTGCACTTCGCGCAAGTGGCCGCGATCGACCAGGCGCAATCGCTCACGAGCGCGGGTATCGCCAGCCGGAGTGAGCGGGACGCCATCGCCGAAGCTATCGGTGGATTCCGGTTCAGCACCGGCTTCGGCAAGGTGCTTTCCCGGCTGCTTCGGCACGGGGTCGGCGTGCATCACGCCGGTATGCTGCCGAAATATCGGCGGCTGGTCGAACAGCTTGCCCAGCAGGGGTTGCTCAAGGTGATTTGCGGCACTGACACCCTCGGGGTCGGCATCAACGTGCCGATCAGGACCGTGCTGCTGACTGCCCTGACCAAGTTCGACGGCGTCAGGATGCGTCAGCTTTCGGTACGCGAGTTCCAGCAGATCGCGGGGCGAGCCGGGCGCGCCGGGTATGACGATGCCGGAACTGTCGTCGTGCAGGCGCCCGAATATGTGATTGAAAACCAGAAGTCGCTGGCGAAGGCCGGCGATGATGCGAAGAAGCGCCGGAAGATCGTCAAGAAGAAGGCACCGGAAGGTTTCGTTTCCTGGGGCGAAGGCAGCTTTGACCGGCTGGTGTCGTCGACGCCGGAAACTCTCGAATCGCACCTGACGATTAATCACGCGATGGTGCTGAACCTGTTGGCTCGCGGCGGCGACAGCGTGGCCGTGATCCGGCACTTGCTGGAAGATAACCACGAGCCGCGTCGGCGTCAGCTTGCCCTGATGAAACAAGCGATCAGTATTGGCAGGACTCTGCTCACGGCCGGGGTGCTGGAGCGGTACACGGCTGCAGTCGACGGCGAGCCGGTAGTGCGTTTCCGGGTGGTTGCCGAGCTGCAGCCGAACTTTGCGCTCAACCAACCACTGTCCCCGTTCGCGCTTGCCGTTATCGACTTGCTCGACCCGGAGCAGGAGAGCTACCCGCTCGACGTCATTTCGGTGCTGGAAGCCACCCTCGACGAGCCGCGGGCCGTGCTTCGCGGCCAGGAATCATTGGCGCGTGGCGAGGCCGTTGCGGCGATGAAGGCCGAGGGCATCGAATACGAGGAGCGGATGGAGTTACTCGAGGACGTCACGTATCCGCGCCCATTGGCCGAGATGCTGGATGAGGCGTTCGCGATCTATCGGCAGACCCAGCCGTGGGTGTCGGACTTCGATCTCAAACCGAAGTCGGTCGTGCGTGACCTCTACGAACGGGCAATGACCTTCACCGAGTTCGTCTCCTTCTACAAATTGCCTCGGGCCGAGGGAGCCGTGCTCCGATACCTGGCCGACGCCTACCGGACCATGCGGCAGACGATTCCCGATGATAAGAAGACGCCCGAGCTGCACGACCTGATCGACTGGATCGGAGAGCTCGTCCGCCAGGTCGACTCCAGCCTGCTGGAGGAGTGGGCTGCTCTGACGGATCCTGGCACCGACGTTCCCGACCAGGTTCGGGCGCCAGTTCCGGTCGAAACCGGAGTGACCGCGAATCCGCGGGCGTTCATGGTGCTGGTGCGCAATGCGCTGTTCAGGCGGGTGGACCTGGCAGCCCGCCGGCAGTATCAGGCACTTGGCGAGCTGGATGCCGGGGACGGCTGGGATGCCGGCCGCTGGGCAGAAGCGATGGAGAACTACTTCGATAACTACGACCATCTGGGCACGGATGCCAAAGCGCGTAGCAGCGCCATGCTGATCATTGAAAAGGGTGCGGACATCTGGCAGGTACGGCAGATCTTTGCCGACCCGGAGGGCAACAACGACTTCGGCATCAGCGCTGAGGTTGATCTGGCGGAGTCGGACGAGCAGGGCACCGCAGTGGTGCGAGTGATCGACGTGAACGAGATCTAG
- a CDS encoding YciI family protein produces MPLFLVQYSYSPDIERRLAERPAHREWLGGLFDEGRLVAAGPYADDGAPGGQLIIRAETAGAVEELLPDDPYAQIGVIADATIRQWTVVFGPWQD; encoded by the coding sequence ATGCCGCTTTTTCTGGTGCAGTACAGCTACAGCCCGGACATCGAGCGACGGCTTGCAGAACGACCCGCGCATCGCGAGTGGTTGGGGGGCCTGTTCGACGAGGGCAGGTTGGTCGCTGCCGGTCCCTACGCCGATGACGGTGCACCCGGCGGGCAGCTGATCATCCGGGCCGAGACGGCGGGCGCCGTCGAAGAGCTACTCCCTGACGATCCCTACGCCCAGATCGGCGTGATCGCGGACGCCACCATCCGACAGTGGACCGTCGTCTTCGGCCCGTGGCAGGACTGA
- a CDS encoding RNA-binding S4 domain-containing protein: MDPGGKARVDSWIWGVRLYKTRSAATAACRAGHVRINGERAKAAQAVRVGDEVRVRKSGVERIVVVTRLVTKRVAASAAAECLIDNSPPPPPRTEVPLPVLRDRGSGRPTKKQRREIDRLRARLGNDVPGPLG; encoded by the coding sequence ATGGATCCCGGCGGTAAGGCTCGTGTCGACAGCTGGATCTGGGGCGTGCGGTTATACAAGACGAGGTCGGCCGCAACGGCAGCGTGTCGTGCCGGCCACGTCCGGATTAACGGTGAACGGGCCAAGGCCGCGCAGGCTGTGCGGGTCGGTGATGAGGTACGGGTACGGAAGTCCGGTGTGGAGCGGATCGTGGTCGTCACCCGCCTGGTGACCAAACGCGTCGCGGCGAGCGCAGCCGCGGAGTGCCTGATCGATAACAGCCCACCGCCCCCGCCGCGCACCGAAGTGCCGCTGCCGGTGCTTCGGGACCGGGGATCGGGCCGCCCGACCAAGAAGCAGCGTCGTGAGATTGACCGGCTGCGCGCGCGGCTCGGAAACGACGTGCCCGGGCCCCTAGGCTAG
- the uvrA gene encoding excinuclease ABC subunit UvrA, translated as MPVPSQAGSLTDTLSVRGAREHNLRNINIDIPRDALVVFTGLSGSGKSSLAFDTIFAEGQRRYVESLSAYARQFLGQMDKPDVDFIEGLSPAVSIDQKSTSRNPRSTVGTITEVYDYLRLLWARAGKPHCPVCGEPITRQTPQQIVDQLLAMEDGTRFQLLAPIVRARKGEFVDVFAELQSKGYARAIVDGELVQLSSPPKLEKQIKHTISVVVDRLAVKKSARQRLTDSVETALGLAGGQLVADFVDIEAESPHRERQFSEHMACPNEHPLALDEIEPRTFSFNSPFGACPECVGIGTRLEVDETLIVPNDELSIIEGAIVPWSIGPGTAEYFNRLLTGLAEELGFEMTTPWKDLTKRQRNAILVGKDYKVHVQYRNRFGRERSYTTGFEGVSPYIHRKHSETESDYARERYEGYMRQIPCPVCNGTRLRPESLAVLVGGKSIADVCAMPLDESARFLADIAFSERDTKIAAQVMKEIHARLGFLLDVGLEYLSLNRPSGSLSGGEAQRIRLATQIGSGLVGVLYVLDEPSIGLHQRDNHRLIDTLTRLRDLGNTLIVVEHDEDTINIADWIVDIGPGAGEHGGEVVYSGPVPGLLEAERSLTGAYLSKRRSIPVPEKRRAKDANRRLVVTGAHENNLQNVTAEFPLGVLTAITGVSGSGKSTLVNDILYTTLANQLNGASRVPGRHKAVKGLEHLDKVVHVDQSPIGRTPRSNPATYTGVFDHMRKLFAETTEAKVRGYLPGRFSFNVKGGRCEACKGDGTLKIEMNFLPDVYVPCEVCHGARYNRETLEVHFKGKTIADVLNMPIEEASEFFAAVPPIARHLKTLVSVGLGYVRLGQPATTLSGGEAQRVKLASELQKRSNGRSVYVLDEPTTGLHFEDIRKLLIVLQGLVDKGNTVLVIEHNLDVIANADHVIDLGPEGGRGGGRIIAEGTPEEVAKVAGSYTGKFLAEVLA; from the coding sequence CTGCCGGTTCCTTCGCAGGCCGGATCGCTGACCGACACGCTTTCGGTCCGTGGCGCCCGGGAACACAACCTGCGGAATATCAACATCGACATCCCGCGAGATGCACTCGTCGTCTTCACCGGGCTCTCCGGCTCCGGAAAATCCTCGCTGGCATTCGACACGATCTTTGCCGAAGGCCAGCGCCGCTACGTCGAGTCGCTGTCGGCCTACGCGCGGCAGTTCCTCGGCCAGATGGACAAGCCGGACGTCGATTTCATCGAAGGACTGTCTCCCGCTGTATCCATCGACCAGAAATCGACCAGCCGCAACCCACGGTCAACCGTCGGCACGATCACCGAGGTATACGACTATCTCCGCCTGCTCTGGGCCCGTGCCGGTAAACCGCACTGTCCGGTCTGCGGTGAGCCGATCACCCGGCAGACGCCGCAGCAAATCGTCGATCAGCTGCTGGCGATGGAGGATGGGACCCGGTTCCAGCTGCTGGCCCCGATAGTGCGGGCGCGCAAGGGCGAATTCGTCGATGTCTTCGCCGAGTTGCAGTCCAAGGGTTACGCCCGGGCGATCGTCGACGGTGAGCTCGTGCAATTGTCGAGCCCGCCGAAACTGGAGAAGCAGATCAAGCACACCATCAGTGTTGTGGTTGATCGGCTCGCTGTGAAGAAGTCCGCCCGGCAGCGACTCACCGACTCGGTGGAGACCGCTCTTGGCCTGGCCGGCGGGCAACTGGTAGCCGACTTCGTTGACATTGAAGCGGAGTCGCCACACCGGGAGCGCCAGTTCTCGGAACACATGGCCTGCCCGAACGAGCACCCGTTGGCGTTGGACGAGATCGAGCCGCGCACGTTTTCCTTCAACTCCCCGTTCGGAGCCTGTCCGGAGTGCGTCGGTATCGGTACTCGGCTGGAAGTTGATGAGACGCTCATCGTGCCAAATGACGAGCTCAGCATTATCGAGGGCGCGATCGTGCCCTGGTCGATCGGTCCGGGCACGGCCGAGTACTTCAACCGGTTGCTGACTGGTCTTGCCGAGGAACTCGGCTTCGAGATGACAACGCCGTGGAAGGACCTCACGAAACGTCAGCGGAACGCCATCCTGGTCGGCAAGGACTATAAGGTTCACGTCCAGTACCGGAATAGGTTCGGCCGGGAACGCTCATACACAACCGGTTTCGAAGGTGTGTCACCGTACATCCACCGGAAGCACTCCGAGACCGAGTCGGATTATGCCCGGGAGCGGTATGAAGGCTACATGCGGCAGATCCCGTGCCCGGTCTGCAACGGCACCCGGCTGCGACCTGAGTCGCTGGCCGTTCTGGTCGGCGGAAAGTCGATCGCGGATGTGTGTGCCATGCCGCTGGACGAGTCGGCGCGTTTCCTCGCCGACATAGCATTTTCCGAGCGTGATACGAAGATCGCCGCCCAGGTTATGAAGGAAATCCATGCGCGCCTCGGCTTCCTCCTGGATGTCGGGCTGGAGTATCTCTCCCTGAATCGGCCCTCCGGCTCGCTCTCCGGCGGGGAGGCGCAGCGGATCCGGTTGGCCACCCAGATCGGATCCGGACTTGTTGGCGTGTTGTACGTGCTGGATGAGCCGTCAATCGGACTGCATCAGCGCGACAATCACCGGCTGATCGACACGTTGACCCGGCTGCGCGACCTTGGCAACACGCTGATCGTGGTCGAACACGACGAGGACACGATCAACATCGCCGACTGGATCGTAGACATCGGGCCGGGCGCTGGTGAGCACGGCGGAGAAGTCGTGTACTCGGGCCCGGTTCCAGGACTGCTCGAGGCGGAACGGTCACTGACCGGGGCATATCTATCCAAGCGGCGCAGCATTCCGGTTCCGGAGAAACGACGGGCCAAGGATGCCAACCGCCGACTGGTGGTGACCGGGGCCCATGAGAACAACCTGCAGAACGTCACGGCGGAATTTCCGCTCGGCGTGCTGACGGCGATTACCGGAGTTTCTGGTTCGGGGAAGTCAACCCTGGTCAATGACATCCTCTACACAACGCTGGCCAACCAGCTCAATGGCGCTTCCCGGGTGCCGGGCCGGCATAAGGCGGTAAAAGGCCTGGAGCATCTGGACAAGGTGGTCCACGTCGACCAAAGCCCGATTGGCCGCACACCGCGATCCAATCCGGCGACCTATACCGGTGTCTTCGACCACATGCGCAAGTTGTTCGCTGAGACAACCGAGGCTAAGGTGCGCGGCTACTTGCCTGGACGGTTCTCGTTCAATGTCAAAGGCGGCCGTTGTGAGGCGTGTAAGGGCGACGGAACTCTGAAGATTGAGATGAACTTCCTTCCCGACGTCTATGTACCCTGCGAGGTGTGCCATGGCGCGAGGTACAACCGGGAGACCCTTGAAGTCCATTTCAAGGGGAAGACCATTGCCGATGTGCTCAACATGCCGATCGAGGAGGCCTCGGAGTTCTTCGCTGCCGTGCCGCCGATCGCCCGGCACCTGAAGACGCTGGTTTCCGTCGGTCTCGGTTATGTGCGGCTTGGCCAGCCGGCAACAACGCTTTCCGGCGGAGAAGCTCAGCGGGTGAAGCTGGCGAGCGAGCTGCAGAAACGATCAAACGGTCGCTCTGTGTACGTTCTTGACGAGCCGACAACCGGATTGCACTTCGAGGACATCAGAAAGCTGCTGATTGTGTTGCAGGGACTCGTCGACAAGGGGAATACCGTGCTGGTGATCGAGCACAACCTCGACGTGATTGCGAATGCAGACCACGTTATCGATCTCGGTCCCGAGGGCGGACGTGGAGGTGGAAGGATTATCGCCGAGGGGACCCCGGAGGAGGTTGCCAAAGTTGCGGGCAGCTACACCGGCAAGTTCCTCGCGGAGGTCCTGGCGTGA
- a CDS encoding MBL fold metallo-hydrolase, whose product MTETTSSAATGDGDYTGHVEPMGPSARRDLGNVCIVKVSVSEQDNNCYFVIDRISSSAVIIDAADNADRILEALSAQGVEARKVELLVTTHQHWDHHRALPELVEATAGRTMAGAEDADALPVGVNQTLLHGDELAFGQSSFEVIALRGHTPGSVALLYRDPDGTAHLFTGDSLFPGGPGKTNSEQEFNQLMDDLDERVFAGLPDDTWIYPGHGDDTTLGAERPQLQAWRERGW is encoded by the coding sequence ATGACTGAAACAACGAGTAGTGCCGCGACCGGCGACGGCGATTACACCGGACATGTTGAGCCGATGGGCCCGTCCGCACGACGTGATCTCGGCAATGTTTGCATTGTTAAGGTCAGCGTCTCGGAGCAGGACAACAACTGCTACTTCGTGATCGACCGGATCAGCAGCTCAGCAGTCATTATCGACGCTGCGGATAATGCCGACCGGATTCTCGAGGCGTTGTCCGCGCAGGGCGTGGAAGCCAGGAAAGTCGAGCTTCTCGTCACCACCCACCAGCACTGGGACCACCACAGGGCGCTGCCCGAACTTGTCGAGGCGACGGCAGGACGCACAATGGCCGGCGCAGAGGACGCGGATGCCCTCCCGGTCGGCGTCAACCAGACCCTGCTGCACGGCGATGAGCTGGCTTTCGGCCAGAGCAGCTTCGAGGTGATTGCGTTACGGGGGCACACTCCGGGATCGGTTGCGCTGCTGTATCGCGATCCAGACGGGACCGCCCACCTGTTCACCGGCGACAGCCTCTTCCCGGGCGGCCCGGGCAAGACCAACTCGGAACAGGAATTCAATCAGCTGATGGACGATCTGGACGAGCGGGTCTTCGCTGGCCTGCCGGACGACACCTGGATCTATCCCGGCCACGGCGACGACACAACACTGGGCGCCGAGCGGCCACAGTTGCAGGCTTGGCGGGAACGCGGCTGGTAA
- a CDS encoding siderophore-interacting protein has translation MTMTDQHVQTPYRAFRVRVARTTRLSASFVRVTFTGDDVRLLRADAPDQRIKVVLPAAGQDRVEFDGGPGWYDAFKLSDPAHRPILRTYTIRAIRPDDDEVDVDFVLHGDSGPASGWVSGDPLGREIVLFAPTHEYSGEVGGFEWKPPAHAVDLLLAADETAVPAVAGILESLPADATGQVFLEVPDASDAIELHRPANVRVTWLPRGADTVAGAALVQAIRSAEIKTAASVAESDPSFQLDDIDVDRDILWEVTEDNDIPFYAWIAGEAGAVKAIRRHLVNDRGIERKTITFMGYWRLGKAEM, from the coding sequence ATGACGATGACCGACCAACACGTGCAGACCCCGTACCGCGCCTTCCGAGTCAGGGTGGCCAGGACAACCCGGCTCAGCGCCAGCTTCGTCCGGGTCACATTCACCGGCGATGACGTCCGTCTGCTTCGCGCCGACGCCCCTGACCAGCGGATCAAAGTCGTGTTGCCGGCTGCCGGCCAAGACCGGGTGGAGTTCGACGGCGGACCGGGCTGGTACGACGCGTTTAAGCTGAGCGATCCAGCGCACCGGCCAATCCTGCGCACCTACACCATCAGGGCGATCCGGCCGGATGACGACGAGGTGGATGTCGACTTCGTGCTGCATGGCGACAGCGGGCCGGCCTCGGGCTGGGTCAGCGGAGATCCGCTCGGCCGGGAGATCGTGTTGTTCGCACCAACCCACGAGTACTCGGGAGAGGTGGGTGGTTTCGAGTGGAAGCCACCCGCGCATGCAGTTGACCTGTTGCTCGCGGCCGACGAAACCGCGGTGCCCGCGGTCGCCGGCATCCTGGAATCCCTTCCCGCGGACGCCACCGGGCAGGTTTTTCTCGAGGTGCCGGATGCTTCGGACGCCATCGAACTGCACAGGCCAGCCAATGTTCGCGTCACCTGGTTGCCGCGCGGCGCAGACACAGTAGCCGGCGCCGCGCTGGTCCAGGCAATCAGGTCGGCTGAGATCAAGACGGCCGCGTCTGTTGCCGAATCCGATCCGTCCTTCCAGCTGGACGACATCGATGTCGATCGGGACATCCTCTGGGAGGTGACCGAGGACAACGACATTCCGTTCTACGCATGGATTGCCGGGGAAGCTGGTGCCGTGAAGGCAATCCGGCGCCATCTGGTCAACGACCGCGGGATCGAACGGAAGACCATCACTTTCATGGGCTACTGGCGGCTCGGCAAAGCCGAGATGTAA